GTTATATTGGAATTTTTGGCGGAGTTTTGGCCGTATTAGGCACATTCTTGGCTTTAATCTTGATTCAAAGAACGGATTTTATCAAAACAACCTAAATTCAGACAAAATTTGCACAATTCAAAGAAATATGCGATTCTTGAGACACTTTAGAAATATTCAATATTTCTTCAAAATTTATGTTGAACAAGGGGAGTAGCCTCCTTCAAGCACAGCATTAAAAATGTTTAGATTTTTAATGCTGTGCGTCGGAATATCGTCATTACGCTTTGAAAAAAGTCGGTATCCGAGCATCTAAAATGCGCTTTTAGTGCGGTTTAGATGTAGGCAAGACCTTGATCATGTTGTTTCAGATGTTTATATCATCTGGCGACTGGTCAAGGTTTTTTTATGGCCGTTTGTCAGATGTAGAGGATGATTATGGAATCTATTGGCAATCTTTGGCTGTATCTGGCATTTTTCGGCATTGTGACCATTATGCTGGTCATCGACTTCTTGGGCTTTAAGCAAAAAGAAGGGCAAGATGTAAAATTAAAAACAGCAGCATATTGGAGTGTGGCATGGATCACCGTGGCCAGTTTATTTGGGGGTGGTTTATGGCTGTACTTAAAACAAACGGCGGGTGTAGACATTGCAAACAGCAAAGTCATGGAATACTTCGCAGGTTATTTGTTAGAAAAATCCCTCGCGATTGATAACGTATTTGTCTGGCTGATGATTTTCGCTGCATTTGCGATTCCTCCTGCGCTGCAACGCCAATTACTGCTTTATGGCGTACTGGGCGCGATTATTTTAAGAACCATCTTTATTTTTATTGGCGCATGGTTCGTTCAAGAGTTCTCTTGGATTCTTTATATTTTCGGTGCTTTTCTGGTTTATACAGGATTTAAATTCCTCAAAGGACAAGATGATGATCCAAATATTGAAGACATGGCGATTCTTAAATGGCTACGCAAACACATGCGCATTACGCCGCAGCTTGAAGGTAATAAATTCTTTGTGCGTCAAAATGGCGTACTGTGGGCAACGCCCTTGTTTTTGGTGCTGATTTTGGTGGAAGCATCAGATGTGATTTTTGCAGTTGATTCTATTCCTGCGATCTTCGCCGTGACTTCAGATCCGTTTATTGTACTGACAGCAAACCTGATGGCGATTTTAGGACTGCGTGCGATGTTCTTCTTGCTCTCTGGTGCGGCGTCGAAAATGCATTACCTACCTTATGGTTTAGGTTTGATCTTGGTGTTTATCGGTTTCAAAATGCTGATGCTTGACGTATTCCATATGCCTATCTGGATTTCGCTGGGCTTTATCGTGATTACCCTTGCAATCACCGCAATCCTGTCTATTCGTCATAGTAAGAAATATAAAGAAACCACTTTGTAATAAAAGCTATAGAAAAGCCTTCCTTTCGGAGGGCTTTTCTAAGTTTAATAAAATCACTTCAATGGACTTAATAAAATGATGAATAATCCATGTTTAACTGTAAATTTTAAAACTAAAAAAGTATGTCTTGATGGCAAAGAAATTTCATTAGAAAATTTATCGAGTGGTAATTTTAATGCCGAATTTAATACAAATTCTAATGAATGGCATATCAAAAGTGATTTTACTTTTTATAGTCATGTTGGAGATAGAATTATCATTAAATCGAATTTAAGTTTCGCAATCATTTTTTGGAGAGACGAAGGTCATCTTCTCGATGCAAGTATCATCAAAAAACTAAAATCTAAAAAATACGATTTGAATCTTAAAACTCACCATAATTCAAAAGTATCAATCTTGAATTCGGCTTGGGATGATGCATATTTTGATTTTGATATCCGTTATAACTTAATTTCCCTCACTCTAAAATAAATCACTCAACCCATTTCAACTTCGGCCATTTTTTCAAAAACCTTTTTGATGCTAGACGATCTGCAAAGACTCCACGTGAAACCAAAGCATCGTTCCAGCGTAGTTTTAGCTCGAATAAATCATCTAGACCAAATGGCGCAATCATGTCTAAATCGTTATTTTCCAAAAGACGAATCGCTACAGCCGTTGCAGTTTCAGGCCATAAAGAGAGTGCATGTTCAATTGACGTCAGCGGTGGAATAAAAGCCCCTGTATCTGTTTGGTACCACAAATGTACTTTTGCTTGATTGGTAATATCCCACTTGATATCTGGAAATGTCTTTTTCAGTTTTTGTTGAATGTGTTTTGCTACATGGCCTACATCTTTTTCATCATAAAAAATCACATCAATTTCAGTCTGATCTAAAGAGAAGGATTGATCATGTAAATGCGCCCAAACTGTGTTACGAATGACGCCTGCAGCAAGATAGGCTTGGGGTGCAAATGTCTTCAGCATTTTTAAAATATCTATAATTTTTTCATTTTTTATTAAAAGATCTTTTAATTCAGAAGAATAAAGCTCTTCTATTTTTTCCACGTTAAATTTTCTCGATTTTATGGTGATCTGTCATTGTAAATGAAAAAGAATATCGGACGAATCATGGAAGAGTTTATTTTTTAAGTTACAATCAACCGAAAAAATAAATACGCAGGTTTAAAATGTCTTCTGTAGTTGTATCGACAGCAATTCGTGGTCGCTTCTTAGATATTCAGAATACGGTAGCCCAAGCGCGTGAAATTCACGACCAAGTGCGTTATATAGAAGATGGTTTACTCATCTGCCAAGCAGGTAAAATCCAGTGGTTTGGCACTTGGCAAGATGGTCAAAAACAGCTTCCTCAAGACATAGATATTCAGCACTATCCAGATCAACTCATTGTTCCTGGTTTTATTGATACCCATATTCATTTTCCACAAACAGAAATGGTTGGGGCATACGGCGAACAACTTTTAGAGTGGCTCAACACCTATACCTTCCCAACAGAATTGCAATTTGCAGACAAAGCTTATGCAGACCAAATTGCGCATTTCTTTGTCAATGAACTGCTTAAAAACGGCACCACCACCGCATTGGTATTTTGCACGGTTCACCCGCAATCCGTAAATGCGTTGTTTGAAGCAGCAGAGCGTCATGACATGCGCTTGATCGCTGGTAAAGTCATGATGGATCGTCATGCACCAGAGGGTCTATGTGATACTGCGGACACGTCGTATACCGACTCAAAAGCATTGATTGAAAAATGGCATGGCAAAGGACGTAATCTTTATGCCATCACACCACGTTTTGCACCGACCTCCACACCAGAGCAACTCGAAAAAGCAGGTCAGCTCAAAGCTGAATATCCAGATGTCTATGTGCATACCCATTTAAGTGAAAACAAAAATGAAATCGCATGGGTCAAAGATTTATTCCCTGCGCAAAACGGTTATTTGGATGTCTATCATCATTATGGTTTGACGGGTTCGCGTTCCGTTTTTGCACACTGCGTGCATTTAGAAGATGCGGAGTGGGATTGCATGCATGCCACAGATTCTGCCATCGCCTTTTGCCCGACCTCCAACCTATTTTTAGGCAGTGGTTTATTTCCACTGCAAAAAACATGGGACAAACAAGTTAAAGTCGGTTTAGGCACAGATATTGGGGCAGGGACGTCATTTAATCAACTACAAACGGTAAGTGAAGCTTATAAAGTTCAGCAGCTACAGGGCAACAAGTTGTCTGCCTTTGAATCGCTGTATCATGCCACTTTAGGTGGGGCTAAAGCTTTGCATTTGGATGACAAGTTGGGCAACTTTAATGTCGGGAAGGAAGCTGATTTTGTGGTGCTGAATTTGAATGCAACCGCGCTACAGACACTGCGCCAACAACGTGCTAAAAACATAGAAGATGCCTTATTTGCGTTGTTCACCATGGGTGATGATCGCAACATTCAAGCAACCTATATTTTTGGACAAAAAGCCTATGACCAATCCGTCTGATTCAAAGCTTAATTCAAAGTCTGAATCAAAAAAAACCTCAACGAAAAAATATCTTTTGATCGGTGGGGTATTTGTCTTTTGTGCATTGCTTTTAAAACGTGATGCCCACTAGATCAGCAATACTTACATATTCTATGAGTAAAAGTGATGCATCTCATTTAGATATGTTTTAAAATTACCGCATATTACAGGTGTTGCAAGTCAACGCCTTTTTTAATTTTTGAATTGTTGTTTTAGGTATCTACCCATGACCATTGAAATGAAGGTAATGATTTCTGCAGAAGAAATTCATGCAAAAGTTTTGGAGCTTGGTAAACAAATTGATGCTCACTATGCAAACAGTGACAAGGAATTGGTGCTGATCGGCCTACTTCGTGGTTCTGTGATTTTTATGGCAGATCTTTGCCGCGCGATTGCGAAGCCCCATGAACTCGACTTCATGACCGTTTCAAGTTATGCGGGTGGAACAACGTCTTCACGTGATGTAAAAATTCTAAAAGATCTTGACGGTGAAATCCGTGGTAAAGATGTTTTAGTGATTGAAGATATTATTGATTCGGGCAATACATTAAGTAAAGTTTTAGAAATTTTGGAAACTCGTCAACCGAACTCAATTCAACTGTGTACTTTGGTGAGTAAGCCTTCACGCCGTGAAATTGATCTTGATGTTCAATTTTTAGGTTTTGAAGTCGAAGATAAATTTATTGTGGGTTATGGTCTCGATTACGATCAAAAATATCGTCACATTCCATTTATTGGTGAAATTGGACTATGAAGGTTAAACCGTAATAGCCATCAACCATAATATCCAAACATCAAGCGACTTCGGTCGCTTTTTTTAACGTTGGATTTTCCTGTCCTCGACATCAGGAACAAAACATATACAATAAATAGCAAATGGCCTCTTTTTAAATTTAGCTTGATCGTCAATGCTTTAGTAAGCATCTGACTTCTATTTCTAGATCTAAACCGAAAAGAACAACAAGGAGAATCATATGTTTTCATTGCTAGGCGCGATTGTGATTGGGTTCATTGCAGGTTTAATTGCACGCGCGATTCACCCTGGAGACGATAAACTGGGTTTTATCATGACCACGGTACTGGGTATTGTCGGGGCTTTATTGGCGACTTACGGTGGACGTCTGCTGGGGCTTTATCCCGAAGGTTCCTCTGCGGGGTTCATTGCCTCTGTGATTGGTGCAATTGTCGTGTTGTTCATTTACAACATGATTGCGAAAAGAACCTAATCTACATTACATAAAATATTGTTTTTCATGACAACGCACCTTTGAAGGTGCGTTGTCATTTTTAAAGGAAGCTTTTCTAAAACTCAAATTAGGCTTGTAAAACCTTTGATTCATTCAATTAAAATAATTATAGCCCCAATTCTTTCCAAATTTTTTCAATCTCTTGCGCAGGATAGGCACCCGTGACTTTAAAACCATTTGAGAAAATAATCACAGGCGTGCCTTGTAAGCCGAGTTTTTTTCCTAGAGCAAGATTACGTTCAATCGGATTGGCACAGTCGCTAGTTCCAGTCGGTTGAATGGATTTCTGAATTAAGTTTTTCCAAGTAAATTCTTTATTGGCAGAACACCAGACTTTTTTTGCAGGGATGATGGACTGATTTTTAATGGGGTATAGAAAGGTATATACGGTCACGTCGTTGAGTTTGGCTAAATGACCTTCAAGAACCTTACAATATGGGCAATTTGGGTCAGAAAAGATCGCGAGTTGGCGCTTCCCATTCCCCCGTACAGATTTAATCGCATCATCAAGTGGCAACTGTTTAAAGTCGACTGAATTTTGATGAATCAAGAGACTTTGTGTCAGATTTTGCTGATCTTTCAAACGAATCATTGAACCCAAAAATAGATGCTGGGCATCTTCATTCACATACACCACTTGCTTATCCAAAGTCCCGCTATATAGACCCTGCATTTCTGTGGCTTGTATATTGGTGATTTGAATATTGGGATAATTTGTCGCAAGCTTTGTTTTTACCGTCGCAACATTGGCAAAACTCAAGCTTGAGAAAAGTGCTGCACAGGCAATTGCGGCGATTTTTTTTGCAATCATATTGAGTTATACATTCATCTATTTGCTTTTATTCTAATCTTAAACGATGGGATATTCTTTAAATTATCTTATCAGCTGTGTGTGACTTATGTTTCACGTGAAACCTTTAAATGACCAACCAGGTAGAGCTGGTTATTTTACTGGAAATGAATTGACCATTATTTTGATAGGTCTTACTCTTGATCACACAATGTTAAATTCTATCTTGCCCGAAACGCATAGAAAAAACTCACCCATATTAAATCAGAAATTTATGAATCTATCCTTATGGCGACCTTTTATATTAGTTAGCCTCGCCTTATGTATTGGAACCATTGGAACAGCTTTAGCCAGCCCGCTTTACCCAATCTACCAAAAATTGTGGCAACTCATGCCCAGCGATATTACTTTAATTTTTGTGTCGTATATGTTCGGCTGCCTGACCACATTACTATTTTTAGGCAGAACCAGTAACACCATTGGCTATATCAAAACCATGCAAGTGGGTTTGGTGTTTATCATTATCGGTTTGGTTTTTTCAATCTTCGCATCCAATGCACTTTGGCTATGCATCGGGCGTTTTATTATTGGTATTGCCTCTGGTTTAATGACCACATCTGCATTATTGGGTTTAATTCAAACCGTTCCTGAAAGTCATAAGCATATTGCACCTCAGCTCAGTTCTATAATCACTGCCATTGGTTTTGGTTTGGGTCCATTGATCGGGGGCTTAATTGCACAGTTTTCAGAAGCACCACTGGTGACCCCTTATATTCCCGTTGTGATTGGATCGGTCTTTTGCTTGATCAGTCTTTTTTTTCTAAAAGCAGATCATTTCAAAGCGCAAGCCTTTAGTTTTGCACCTAAACTGTTACGCCCAGAGCAAAAGCATCACGCTCAGTTCTGGATTATTTGCTTAGCTGCTTTTTGTATTTTTGCTGCATTTAGTTTATTTGCATCTTTATCACCTTCATTTTTAAAAGATATTTTACCTTGGCATGGACCATTGGTCAGTGGTATTGCCATCACCAGTATTTTATTTATCTCTGCAACGGTGCAGTATTTTTCACGCGCCATCAAACCGACGAAAAGTCTGAGTTATGGCTTGATCATGGCTGTATTGAGCTTGGTCATGCTTGCACTGTGTATGTGGCTTAAAGTGAGTGTGCTGTTTTTGATCAGTGATGTTTTGTTTGGTATTGGACATGGTTTGACATTACTTGGCGCTTTCGGTTTAATCCATAGCATGAGTACACCTGACAATCGTGCAGCGATCATGTCAACGTATCTGTTTGTGGGTTATTTGGGTACGATCGTTCCGATTATTGCCGTGGGATATTTGGCAGATCATTTTGGTTTAAGTGTAGGCGTGCTCATCTTCTGTATGTGCATGGGTTTGATGTTTGCAGTGCTTTGGATACGTC
This genomic window from Acinetobacter sp. TGL-Y2 contains:
- a CDS encoding TerC family protein, which produces MESIGNLWLYLAFFGIVTIMLVIDFLGFKQKEGQDVKLKTAAYWSVAWITVASLFGGGLWLYLKQTAGVDIANSKVMEYFAGYLLEKSLAIDNVFVWLMIFAAFAIPPALQRQLLLYGVLGAIILRTIFIFIGAWFVQEFSWILYIFGAFLVYTGFKFLKGQDDDPNIEDMAILKWLRKHMRITPQLEGNKFFVRQNGVLWATPLFLVLILVEASDVIFAVDSIPAIFAVTSDPFIVLTANLMAILGLRAMFFLLSGAASKMHYLPYGLGLILVFIGFKMLMLDVFHMPIWISLGFIVITLAITAILSIRHSKKYKETTL
- a CDS encoding nucleotidyltransferase family protein encodes the protein MLKTFAPQAYLAAGVIRNTVWAHLHDQSFSLDQTEIDVIFYDEKDVGHVAKHIQQKLKKTFPDIKWDITNQAKVHLWYQTDTGAFIPPLTSIEHALSLWPETATAVAIRLLENNDLDMIAPFGLDDLFELKLRWNDALVSRGVFADRLASKRFLKKWPKLKWVE
- the guaD gene encoding guanine deaminase is translated as MSSVVVSTAIRGRFLDIQNTVAQAREIHDQVRYIEDGLLICQAGKIQWFGTWQDGQKQLPQDIDIQHYPDQLIVPGFIDTHIHFPQTEMVGAYGEQLLEWLNTYTFPTELQFADKAYADQIAHFFVNELLKNGTTTALVFCTVHPQSVNALFEAAERHDMRLIAGKVMMDRHAPEGLCDTADTSYTDSKALIEKWHGKGRNLYAITPRFAPTSTPEQLEKAGQLKAEYPDVYVHTHLSENKNEIAWVKDLFPAQNGYLDVYHHYGLTGSRSVFAHCVHLEDAEWDCMHATDSAIAFCPTSNLFLGSGLFPLQKTWDKQVKVGLGTDIGAGTSFNQLQTVSEAYKVQQLQGNKLSAFESLYHATLGGAKALHLDDKLGNFNVGKEADFVVLNLNATALQTLRQQRAKNIEDALFALFTMGDDRNIQATYIFGQKAYDQSV
- the hpt gene encoding hypoxanthine phosphoribosyltransferase, yielding MTIEMKVMISAEEIHAKVLELGKQIDAHYANSDKELVLIGLLRGSVIFMADLCRAIAKPHELDFMTVSSYAGGTTSSRDVKILKDLDGEIRGKDVLVIEDIIDSGNTLSKVLEILETRQPNSIQLCTLVSKPSRREIDLDVQFLGFEVEDKFIVGYGLDYDQKYRHIPFIGEIGL
- a CDS encoding GlsB/YeaQ/YmgE family stress response membrane protein, with amino-acid sequence MFSLLGAIVIGFIAGLIARAIHPGDDKLGFIMTTVLGIVGALLATYGGRLLGLYPEGSSAGFIASVIGAIVVLFIYNMIAKRT
- a CDS encoding DsbC family protein, whose translation is MAKKIAAIACAALFSSLSFANVATVKTKLATNYPNIQITNIQATEMQGLYSGTLDKQVVYVNEDAQHLFLGSMIRLKDQQNLTQSLLIHQNSVDFKQLPLDDAIKSVRGNGKRQLAIFSDPNCPYCKVLEGHLAKLNDVTVYTFLYPIKNQSIIPAKKVWCSANKEFTWKNLIQKSIQPTGTSDCANPIERNLALGKKLGLQGTPVIIFSNGFKVTGAYPAQEIEKIWKELGL
- a CDS encoding MFS transporter, with protein sequence MLNSILPETHRKNSPILNQKFMNLSLWRPFILVSLALCIGTIGTALASPLYPIYQKLWQLMPSDITLIFVSYMFGCLTTLLFLGRTSNTIGYIKTMQVGLVFIIIGLVFSIFASNALWLCIGRFIIGIASGLMTTSALLGLIQTVPESHKHIAPQLSSIITAIGFGLGPLIGGLIAQFSEAPLVTPYIPVVIGSVFCLISLFFLKADHFKAQAFSFAPKLLRPEQKHHAQFWIICLAAFCIFAAFSLFASLSPSFLKDILPWHGPLVSGIAITSILFISATVQYFSRAIKPTKSLSYGLIMAVLSLVMLALCMWLKVSVLFLISDVLFGIGHGLTLLGAFGLIHSMSTPDNRAAIMSTYLFVGYLGTIVPIIAVGYLADHFGLSVGVLIFCMCMGLMFAVLWIRHTQIIQLNLKNQPH